In the Aromatoleum bremense genome, one interval contains:
- a CDS encoding LapA family protein yields the protein MRVVMWIIRLLLFFLLFGFAVKNDHLVSLHFFFGSSWQLPLVFVILVAFTAGALLGVTATFGSLLRQRREIGRLRRQLDRATRDRPATPIPSAAEVQAPETF from the coding sequence ATGCGCGTCGTAATGTGGATCATCCGGCTCCTGCTGTTCTTTCTGCTGTTCGGTTTCGCAGTGAAGAACGACCACCTCGTGAGCCTGCATTTCTTTTTCGGCAGCAGCTGGCAACTGCCGCTGGTGTTCGTCATCCTCGTTGCATTCACCGCGGGCGCCCTGCTCGGCGTGACCGCGACTTTCGGCTCGTTGCTGCGTCAGCGCCGCGAGATCGGACGTTTGCGGCGCCAACTCGATCGCGCCACGCGTGATCGTCCGGCTACCCCGATTCCGAGCGCGGCCGAAGTGCAGGCGCCGGAGACTTTTTGA
- the cysM gene encoding cysteine synthase CysM: MDYKTLEDYVGHTPLVRLKRIGAGRNNVILAKLEGNNPAGSVKDRPALSMIVHAEARGDIRPGDTLIEATSGNTGIALAMAAAMRGYRMILVMPENQSVERRQTMRAFGAELVLTPRDGGMEMARDVAERMRDEGRGIILDQFANPDNPLSHYEATGPEIWEQTGGRITHFVSSMGTTGTIMGCSRFLKERNPAVRIIGCQPDEGSQIPGIRKWPEAYLPKIYEKPRVDALENVSQADAEEMTRRLAREEGIFAGISSGGAMHVAVRIAAELENAVIVSIICDRGDRYLSTGVFPG; this comes from the coding sequence ATGGACTACAAAACGCTTGAAGACTATGTGGGCCACACGCCGCTGGTGCGCCTCAAGCGCATCGGCGCGGGCCGCAACAACGTCATTCTGGCGAAGCTCGAAGGCAACAACCCCGCCGGGTCGGTAAAGGACCGGCCGGCGCTGTCGATGATCGTGCATGCGGAAGCGCGCGGCGACATTCGCCCCGGCGACACGCTGATCGAGGCGACCAGTGGCAACACCGGGATCGCGCTGGCGATGGCGGCAGCGATGCGCGGCTACCGGATGATTCTCGTGATGCCGGAAAACCAGAGCGTCGAGCGGCGTCAGACAATGCGGGCGTTCGGCGCCGAGCTCGTGCTGACACCACGCGACGGCGGCATGGAAATGGCCCGGGACGTCGCCGAGCGGATGCGCGACGAAGGCAGGGGGATCATTCTCGACCAGTTCGCGAATCCCGACAATCCGCTCTCTCATTACGAAGCGACCGGTCCCGAAATCTGGGAGCAGACGGGCGGCCGGATCACGCATTTCGTCAGCAGCATGGGCACGACCGGGACGATCATGGGCTGCTCCCGCTTTCTGAAGGAAAGGAATCCGGCGGTCCGGATCATCGGCTGCCAGCCCGACGAGGGCTCGCAGATCCCGGGCATCCGCAAGTGGCCCGAGGCCTATCTGCCGAAAATCTACGAAAAACCGCGGGTCGATGCGCTCGAAAACGTGAGCCAGGCCGATGCCGAGGAAATGACGCGGCGTCTGGCGCGCGAGGAAGGTATTTTTGCCGGGATCTCCTCTGGTGGCGCGATGCACGTCGCGGTCCGCATTGCTGCCGAATTGGAAAATGCGGTGATCGTGTCCATCATCTGTGATCGTGGCGACCGGTACCTGTCGACCGGCGTGTTTCCGGGCTGA
- the rpsA gene encoding 30S ribosomal protein S1: MTTATPVSDFQESFADLFEESLARQEMRSGEVITAEVVSIDHNFVVVNAGLKSESYVPIEEFRDDRGELEVKVGDFVHVAIDALEDGYGETRLSREKAKRIAAWNDLEKALNEGSLVKGLISGRVKGGLTVMTNSIRAFLPGSLVDMRPVKDTSPYEGKEFEFKVIKLDRKRNNVVVSRRAVLEETMGEEREKLLANLKEGTVVKGIVKNITDYGAFVDLGGIDGLLHITDLAWRRVRHPSEVLNVGDEIDAKVLKFDQEKNRVSLGLKQLGEDPWVGIARRYPQGTRLFGKVTNITDYGAFVEVEQGIEGLVHVSEMDWTNKNIHPTKVVQLGDEVEVMILEIDEDRRRISLGMKQCMSNPWDDFAINHKKGDKVRGQIKSITDFGVFIGLDGGIDGLVHLSDLSWSDTGEEAVRRFKKGDEVEAVVLAIDVERERISLGVKQLEGDPFTNFIATHEKNSIVGGTVKSVDARGAVIALNEDVEGYLRASEAAAHRVDDLTTVLKEGQEVEVMIINVDRKTRSINLSIRAKDQAEQSDAMQKFASDSSAASGTTNLGALLKAKLNEQKQ, translated from the coding sequence ATGACCACTGCCACCCCCGTTTCCGATTTCCAGGAAAGTTTTGCCGACCTGTTCGAAGAAAGTCTTGCGCGTCAGGAGATGCGCTCCGGCGAGGTAATCACCGCCGAGGTCGTGAGCATCGACCACAACTTTGTCGTCGTGAATGCCGGCCTGAAGTCCGAGAGCTATGTGCCGATCGAAGAGTTCCGTGATGACCGCGGCGAACTCGAAGTCAAGGTCGGTGACTTCGTCCACGTCGCCATCGACGCGTTGGAAGACGGCTATGGTGAAACCCGTCTGTCGCGCGAGAAGGCGAAGCGGATCGCAGCCTGGAACGATCTGGAAAAGGCGCTCAACGAAGGCTCCCTGGTGAAGGGCCTGATTTCGGGTCGCGTCAAGGGTGGCCTGACGGTCATGACCAACAGCATCCGTGCGTTCCTGCCGGGCTCGCTGGTCGACATGCGTCCGGTCAAGGACACGTCGCCGTACGAAGGCAAGGAATTCGAGTTCAAGGTCATCAAGCTCGACCGCAAGCGCAACAACGTCGTCGTGTCCCGCCGCGCGGTGCTCGAAGAGACAATGGGCGAAGAGCGTGAAAAGCTGCTGGCGAACCTCAAGGAAGGCACGGTCGTCAAGGGTATCGTCAAGAACATCACCGACTACGGTGCGTTCGTGGACCTCGGCGGCATCGACGGCCTGCTGCACATCACCGATCTGGCGTGGCGCCGCGTGCGTCATCCGTCCGAAGTGCTCAACGTCGGCGACGAGATCGACGCCAAGGTGCTGAAGTTCGACCAGGAAAAGAACCGCGTCTCGCTGGGCCTCAAGCAACTGGGCGAAGATCCGTGGGTCGGCATCGCTCGCCGCTACCCGCAGGGCACCCGCCTGTTCGGCAAGGTTACGAACATCACCGACTACGGCGCGTTCGTCGAAGTCGAGCAGGGCATCGAGGGCCTGGTGCACGTCTCCGAGATGGACTGGACCAACAAGAACATCCATCCGACGAAGGTTGTCCAGCTGGGCGACGAAGTCGAAGTGATGATTCTCGAGATCGACGAAGACCGCCGCCGCATCTCGCTCGGCATGAAGCAGTGCATGTCCAACCCGTGGGACGATTTCGCGATCAACCATAAGAAGGGCGACAAGGTTCGCGGCCAGATCAAGTCGATCACCGATTTCGGTGTGTTCATCGGTCTGGACGGCGGCATCGACGGTCTGGTGCACCTGTCCGACCTGTCATGGAGCGACACCGGCGAAGAGGCCGTGCGCCGCTTCAAGAAGGGCGACGAAGTCGAGGCTGTCGTCTTGGCGATCGACGTCGAGCGCGAGCGCATCTCGCTCGGCGTGAAGCAGCTCGAAGGCGATCCGTTCACGAATTTCATCGCGACACACGAGAAGAACAGCATCGTCGGCGGCACCGTGAAATCGGTCGACGCGCGCGGTGCGGTGATCGCGCTGAACGAGGATGTCGAAGGCTACCTGCGGGCTTCGGAAGCTGCTGCACATCGTGTCGATGACTTGACAACCGTGCTGAAGGAAGGCCAGGAAGTCGAGGTCATGATCATCAACGTCGACCGCAAGACGCGTTCGATCAACCTGTCGATCCGCGCGAAGGACCAGGCTGAGCAGAGCGACGCGATGCAGAAGTTTGCATCGGACAGTTCCGCAGCCAGCGGTACCACGAACCTTGGTGCGCTGCTGAAGGCCAAGCTCAACGAGCAGAAGCAGTAA
- a CDS encoding UDP-glucose dehydrogenase family protein gives MKITVVGTGYVGLVSGACLADVGNDVLCLDVDPAKIRILEDGGIPIHEPGLLEIVRRNVDAGRLFFTTDAEYAARHGTVQFIAVGTPPDEDGSADLKYVLAAARNIGKHMDDYRVVVNKSTVPVGTGDRVREAIVAELAAREAGFPFSVVSNPEFLKEGAAVDDFMRPDRIIVGAGDERAIDLMRELYGPFQRNREKMLVMDVRSAELTKYAANAMLATRISFMNELANLAETLGADIELVRQGIGSDPRIGWHFLYAGCGYGGSCFPKDVKALINTGNERGHDLLILNAVEAANEAQKLRLVDKVVARFGEDLSGRHFGLWGLAFKPNTDDMRDAPSRIIVAELLRRGATVVAYDPVAMDEARRIFGDEPRLAYAERPMEVLEGADALIIVTEWKEFRSPDFIRIKQMLRHAVVFDGRNMYEPSVMARVGLEYYGIGRR, from the coding sequence ATGAAAATCACCGTCGTGGGTACCGGGTATGTCGGACTCGTCAGTGGCGCCTGCCTCGCGGACGTCGGCAACGATGTGCTGTGTCTGGATGTAGATCCGGCCAAGATCCGCATACTCGAGGACGGCGGAATCCCGATCCACGAACCGGGGCTGCTGGAGATCGTGCGCCGCAATGTCGATGCCGGACGGCTGTTTTTTACCACCGACGCCGAATATGCGGCGCGCCACGGAACGGTGCAGTTCATCGCGGTCGGGACGCCGCCGGACGAGGATGGGTCGGCGGATCTGAAGTACGTGCTTGCGGCGGCGCGAAACATCGGCAAGCACATGGACGACTATCGCGTCGTCGTCAACAAGTCGACGGTCCCGGTCGGTACAGGTGACCGCGTTCGCGAGGCGATCGTCGCGGAATTGGCGGCGCGCGAAGCCGGTTTCCCGTTCAGTGTCGTGTCGAACCCGGAGTTCCTGAAGGAAGGCGCGGCGGTCGATGACTTCATGCGCCCGGACCGGATCATCGTCGGTGCGGGCGACGAGCGCGCGATCGATCTGATGCGCGAACTGTACGGCCCGTTTCAGCGCAATCGCGAAAAGATGCTGGTGATGGATGTCAGGAGCGCCGAGTTGACGAAATATGCCGCCAACGCGATGCTTGCGACCCGCATCAGCTTCATGAACGAACTGGCGAATCTCGCCGAGACGCTCGGTGCGGACATTGAACTGGTGCGCCAGGGCATCGGCTCGGACCCGCGCATTGGCTGGCACTTTCTCTACGCCGGATGCGGCTACGGCGGTTCGTGCTTCCCGAAGGATGTGAAGGCGCTGATCAACACCGGCAACGAGCGCGGACATGATCTGCTGATCCTGAACGCCGTCGAGGCGGCCAACGAGGCGCAGAAGCTGCGTCTCGTCGACAAGGTCGTCGCCCGGTTCGGCGAGGACCTGTCAGGTCGCCATTTCGGACTGTGGGGACTCGCCTTCAAGCCCAACACCGATGACATGCGGGACGCCCCGAGCCGGATAATCGTCGCCGAGTTGCTGCGCCGTGGCGCTACGGTCGTTGCCTACGATCCGGTCGCGATGGACGAGGCGCGGCGCATCTTCGGCGACGAACCGCGGCTGGCGTATGCCGAGCGGCCGATGGAGGTCCTCGAAGGTGCTGATGCGCTGATCATCGTCACCGAATGGAAGGAGTTCCGCAGCCCCGATTTCATCCGGATCAAGCAGATGCTGCGGCACGCGGTGGTCTTCGACGGGCGCAACATGTACGAGCCGTCGGTCATGGCACGGGTCGGCCTCGAATACTACGGCATCGGACGGCGCTAA
- a CDS encoding integration host factor subunit beta, whose amino-acid sequence MTKSELIARLAARFPQLVAKDADYAVKMVIDAMSEALARGDRIEIRGFGSFALNYRPPRVGRNPKSGDKVLVPEKYVPHFKAGKELRERVDIAG is encoded by the coding sequence ATGACCAAATCGGAGCTGATTGCGAGGCTGGCTGCGCGTTTTCCACAGCTGGTCGCAAAAGACGCCGATTACGCGGTCAAGATGGTGATCGATGCGATGTCGGAAGCGCTTGCGCGCGGGGATCGCATCGAGATCCGGGGATTTGGCAGCTTTGCATTGAACTATCGACCGCCGAGGGTGGGGCGTAATCCGAAATCCGGGGACAAGGTTCTGGTTCCGGAAAAGTACGTGCCCCACTTCAAGGCCGGCAAAGAGCTACGCGAGCGCGTCGATATCGCCGGATGA
- the lapB gene encoding lipopolysaccharide assembly protein LapB, whose protein sequence is MEIEFWWFLALPLFFALGWLAARIDIRQVVHESRALPRSYLSGLNFLLNEQQDKAIDAFIEAVKLDPQTIELHFALGSLFRRRGETDRAIRMHQSLVDREDLSDEQRLQALAELGQDHLKAGLLDRAEAVFLKLRNTRLNDTAVRFLLEIYQQEKDWAKAIEAAKALPDHESVLWRKEVANFYCELATLALASSRNDEARRHLDQAFAINRRCVRASIVLGDLMAAEKRYDEAIEVWKRVESQDPVYLALVAERIMDAHRRLDRVEQGQTLLRSWLERHSSLDLLDEVFHWELEKEGSRAAYDLVREELRRNPTLLGLDKLLEAALLNAPAEQRSDIELVKQLIHGHTRRVARYRCAECGFKARQFQWRCPACGGWETYPPRRTEEYDLAP, encoded by the coding sequence ATGGAAATCGAATTCTGGTGGTTTCTGGCGCTACCGCTTTTTTTTGCACTGGGCTGGCTGGCCGCCCGCATCGACATACGTCAGGTGGTGCATGAATCGCGCGCGCTGCCGCGTTCGTACCTGTCGGGTCTGAACTTTCTTCTCAATGAACAGCAGGACAAGGCGATCGATGCATTCATCGAAGCAGTGAAGCTCGATCCACAAACGATCGAGCTGCATTTCGCGCTGGGAAGCCTGTTTCGACGCCGCGGCGAGACCGATCGCGCGATCCGCATGCACCAGAGCCTCGTCGACCGCGAGGACCTCTCCGATGAGCAACGCCTTCAGGCGCTCGCCGAGCTCGGCCAGGATCATCTGAAGGCCGGGTTGCTGGACCGCGCCGAGGCGGTGTTCCTGAAGCTTCGGAACACACGCCTCAATGACACTGCGGTGCGTTTTCTGCTCGAGATCTACCAGCAGGAAAAGGACTGGGCAAAGGCGATCGAGGCGGCAAAGGCCCTGCCGGATCACGAGAGCGTCCTGTGGCGCAAGGAAGTCGCGAATTTCTATTGCGAACTGGCGACCCTCGCCCTTGCAAGCTCGCGGAACGACGAAGCGCGGCGCCATCTCGACCAGGCGTTCGCGATCAACCGGCGGTGTGTCCGCGCGAGTATCGTCCTGGGCGATCTCATGGCGGCGGAGAAGCGCTACGACGAGGCCATCGAAGTGTGGAAGCGCGTCGAGAGCCAGGACCCGGTCTACCTTGCGCTGGTCGCCGAACGCATCATGGACGCCCACCGGCGGCTCGACCGGGTCGAGCAGGGGCAGACGTTGCTGCGCTCGTGGCTCGAGCGTCATTCGTCGCTCGATCTCCTCGACGAGGTGTTCCACTGGGAGCTCGAAAAGGAGGGGTCGCGCGCAGCCTATGACCTCGTCAGGGAAGAGCTGCGCCGCAATCCGACGCTTCTCGGGCTCGACAAGTTGCTCGAAGCCGCATTGCTGAATGCGCCGGCCGAGCAGCGCAGCGACATCGAACTTGTAAAACAGTTAATCCATGGTCACACCCGCCGGGTCGCGCGTTATCGTTGCGCCGAATGCGGGTTCAAGGCGCGCCAGTTCCAGTGGCGTTGCCCCGCGTGCGGCGGCTGGGAAACGTATCCTCCGCGCCGCACGGAAGAATACGATCTCGCGCCGTAA